A segment of the Polyangiaceae bacterium genome:
AGGACCTCACGGGTACGGTCGAACAAATTGACTACGATCGACGCGCATTCGCACGCTCGACCGAACCGTGGTCACCATGCCGAACGGGAAGTTGTCCGATACGCGCATCGAAAACTATGCAGCGCGCGATCGATTGCGATTGAACGCGAAGTTTGGCCTACGTTATTCGACCAAGCCCGAAACGGTGCGCGTCATCATCGAAAAAATGCGCGAATACCTGCGCGAACGTCCCGATGTGTTTCCTGACACGATTCTCGTGCATCTGATCGGCTTTGGCGATTCCGCATTGGTCATCGAAGTCAACGTGTGGCTGCTCAGTCAAGAGTGGCTCGAGTTTTTGGCCTGGCGCGAAGAGACCCTGCTTGGGCTGATGGAGGTCATCGAAGCAAACGGATCGGCCATCGCGCTTCCTGCGCAGACGTTGCACGTCGAGTCGATGCCGCGGGGGTTTGGCCCCTCGGGTGCGTCCCCGCCGAACCGCTCACACTGAATTGGTTGTTGCCTTCATCGTTCCAGGCTTTACAACCGAGTCGTTCTGACGGATACCGTCACGGAAAATCATCACCCTGGAGGTTTCGTGGCAAGCTGGCGAGACGAGCTGATCGGAGGCAGCGAAGACCAAGGCAGAGCGCGAAGCGGAAGAAGCGGCGCGCCATCGCAAACGCGTCGAAGAGGCGCTTCATACGGCGGAGGCCGCGTTTGGGCTGGCGACGGAGGCGCTGCGCTTCACGCGTGATCGCGTGCGCGACAAGGGCCAGGATGCGCAGCTTGGCGAGGAAGGCGACGCCCACGAGCTCGTGCTGGCCGGACCACAAGCTACGCGTGGAGCTGGTGCGTGACGCGGCGACGATCCGCGTGACGTTCCGGTGCAGGCAAGCCGCGCGAGTTCGACTTTGCGAAGGACCGGCACATCGCTCCGGCCGACGTCGAAGAGCATCGGACGGCGGTCGGTGGAGCTCGTCAAGGGCGCGCAGAAGTCGTCACCTTGGTGATGAGTCGTTTCACTGCGTGAAGGTCGTTCATCGACCTTGGTTCTGAGTTTCATCTCTCCAGAAGGCCAGTCATCGACCGTTGGGTAGAGTTTTTTCTCTGCCTCATGGGTGCGCATCGACCTTGGTTCTGAGTTTCATCTCTGCGTGAAGGTCGTTCATCGACCGTTGGGTAGAGTTTTTTCTCTGCCTCATGGGTGCGCATCGACCTTGGGTCTGAGTTTCATCTCTGCGTGAAGGTCGTTCATCGACCGTTGGGTAGAGTTTTTTCTCTGGCGCACGGGTGCGCATCGACCTTGGGTTAGAGTTTCACCTCTGCGTGAAGGTCGGTCATTGACCGTTGAGTCACAGAAACCAATTCATTGAAGGAAACGTGGCAAGTTGGTTTCGAAACTCCAATGAAGATTATTCAATATGTCGAATCGCAGCGCCGATACAAAGACACGATTGCGAATGCCTAGAGCATCAAAAAAACACGTCATTAAAGCTCCCAAAGCTACCCACCCACCATCAACTGTAGTCTCCTCCCTCCCGCCGAAGGTCCTCGTCTTGGTGACACGCCCACGCAGCAGTCGAGCTTCCTTCGCCCGTTCGTGGTAGACGCGCTCTTCGTGAAGCCGACGATCACTCGACAAGGTCCCGCTCAAAGCTCGTCCCAACAAGCGCTTCCGCGCCCGAAGCACGCAAGGTTCGTCTGGACAATCGCACCGCTGCTCGTCGCGCTCGCCGCGTGCGGTCCCGCGGGCGAGCCGCTGACGCCGCCGCCGCCGCTTCCGCCGGACATCGTCGAAACGTCCGCGCCCAAGCCCAAAACCCCATCGAAACGAGCGATCTGCAGCGCGTGACGGACGACGTCAAGCGCCTCGCGTCCGACGACTTTGGCGGTCGCGGAACGGGCGACAAGGGCGCGCAGCTCGCCGCCGAGCTCATCGAACAACGCTTCAAGGAGCTCGGCCTCGAACCGTTCGGTGACGGAGATGGCGCGGCCAAGCAGTTCCGCAACAAGTTCTCCGCTCGCGTGGGTGCAAAAAGTCGACCCCCGAAGCTCGATGTTTCACGCGCAAAACAAAAGCCGACGGCGCTCGCCGACGGCGCGAGCATCACAGCCGATGGTTCCGAAAGCGGCGAAGCACAAGGCGTCGTCGTGTTCGTGGGGCACGGCGTCACCGCGCCAGCCGTGACGTGGGACGACTACGCGGGCAAGGAAATCGCAGGCAAAGTGGCGCTCGTCCTCGATGGCGCGCCCGCACCAGCAGACGACAAGCAAGCGAAGGCTCTGCGCGACTTCAAGAGCGCTCGGTACAAGCTGCGCACGGCTCGCGAACACAAAGCGGCGGGCGTGATCATCGTCGCCGCGGGTGAAGAGCTTCCGCTCGAGCCTGCGGATGCGCGCGGCATGGGCGTTCCGGGCGTCGTCATCAAACGCAGTGTCGCCAAACAACTCTTCCCGGACATCAAGTGGGACGATGTTGCAAAGACCGCGTCGAAGGCCGCCGTCAAACCGCGAGAGCTTGCAGGCGTGAACGTCAAGATGACGACGCGCATCGAGCCGACGATGGCGGATGCATGGAACGTCGTCGCGCGTTTGCCTGCAAAAAGCGACTCGCCAACCGCCAGCGAATACGTCGTGATCGGCGCGCACTACGATCACCTCGGCATGGGCGGCACGTCGTCGTCTCGCGCGCCCGGGACGCGCGCAATTCATCACGGCGCAGACGACAACGCATCGGGCACTTCGTTGCTCCTCGATGTCGCGCGGCGCCTGTCGAAATTGCCCGAAAAGTCGTCGCGAAGCGTCGTGTTCATCGCGTTCGGCGCCGAAGAGCTCGGTACGCTCGGTTCACGTCACTGGGTCGAACATCCGCCCGTGCCCATGACGTCGATCGTCGCGATGATCAACGCGGACATGGTCGGTCGCATGCGCGAGCGCACGTTGGTCGTCGATGGAACGGGCACGTCCGCCGCGTGGACGGAGCTATTGCAGAAGGCGAACGAAGGTTTGTCCCTGAACTTGAAGCTCGGAGCGGAAGGGTTTGGCGCGAGCGACCATGCGCCGTTCACGGCGGCTCGAGTGCCCGTGGCGTTCTTGTTCACGGGCGTGCACGACGACTATCACTTGCCGAGCGACACCGCGGAGAAGATTGACGTGGGTGGCATCGACTTGGCCGCGACGCTTGCGGCGCGCCTGACGCTTGCCGTTGCGCAGCGGCCCGAGCGGCTCGTCTTCGTGGACCCTCCGTCGACGGATCCGCATCGCGGTGGAGGAAGCGGAACGGGTCGCGGGTTCAAAGTGTCACTCGGGACGATTCCCGATTATGCGTGGCAGGGCAAAGGCGTGAAACTCACGGGTGCCCGGCCGGATTCACCGGCGCTTCGAGCGGGATTGCAAGCGGGTGACGTGATCGTCAAGCTCGGAACGCACGACATCACGAACGTGCACGATTACGTATATGCTTTGCAGGAGCTGGAACCAGGGCGCGAAACGACGGTGGAAGTCGAGCGTGAAGGAAAGCGCTTACCGCTCAAGATCATTCCGGCACCCGGCCGATGATTTCGTGTGAGAAACGAGCGATGCCGTCGTTTTCCGGTCGTTTGGGGATAGGGTCTGTCTTTTGCGCATTGCTTTCGGCGTCCGTGACGGCGCTGGCGTGTTCTGAATCGCGAGCACGTCGTTGCGACGGACGCGGGCGATGATGCGCAACCAGGTCCCGATGCAATGGCGGACGCTGCATTCGACGCGGCGCTCGATGCAGCGTACGACGCGGTAAGATTTTGCGGACGCGGATGTCGACGATGCAGCAGCGGATGCGGATGCAGACGTCGACGCGGCATTGCCTGGGACGAGCGAAGGGTGTCCGAGCGACATGGTGCTCGTCGCGGGCGATTATTGTCCCACGGTGCAGCAGAAATGCATCGAGCACCATAGCGAGTTCAATACGGATCAAAAGAGAAAGAAGAAAGCTGGCGGCAATCAAGCGAGCACCGTGAGCGAGCGATGTATGCGGTACGAAGAGCCGTCGGTGTGTCTTTCCAAAAAGCGCGTGCCGATGCGTTTTTGCATGGATCGGTACGAATGGCCGAACCAGAAGGGCGAATTGCCTGCATTGCTCGTATCATGGGGTGATGCGAAGAAGCTTTGCGAGGAAAAGGGAAAACGTCTCTGCATGGAGGCGGAATACAACTTCGCATGCGAGGGCGAGGCAATGCTGCCGTACACGTACGGGTACGAGCGTGATGCGACGGCGTGCAACATCGACCGGGAATACCGCAAGCGGGAAAAGTCGCTGAAGAAGTACGAGCGGTGCATGAAGAAGCCCGGAATGCAAGGCGGAGCTCGCGCGATGGATCAGCGTTTTGCCGACGGGCTCGATGCCTCGTTGTGTATCTCCGTTTGGCGTGTACGACTCAACGGGAACATCAACGAATGGGTGGAGCGGCCCAAGCAAAAATATCCGAATCGAAGCGGATTGAAGGGCGGCTGGTGGGGCCCCGTGCGCGGGCGGTGCAGGCCCACGGTGGGTTTTCACAAGGAAGACGATTACGGCTACGAGGAAGGATTTCGGTGCTGCAAGGACGCGGAGGGGCAGTGAGTGACGATGGTGCAACGAAGCCCTTGACTCGCGGCGACGGCGCACAAAAGGTAAGCTCATGAAAGTCCTTTTGACGACAGACGGTCGCTTTCCGGCCATCCACGCGCTGCAAGAAGCATCGAGGCTCCTCGCGATACAAGGCGCGGATGTCTTGCTCGTTTCCGTGTCCGATCCCGAACAGCACACGGGCGGTAACCTCAACGCCGCGCAAGACGTCGAGGATGGGATTCGCGTCCTGAAGGGGCTTGGTATCGATGCGCGAGGCGAGATGCTTCGGGGCGACTTCATCGAAGCCATCATCGAAAAAGCTCATGATTTGGAAAGCCGACGTCGTGGTCGTCGGCTCGGACAGGTCGAGCAAGCTCATGACGTTTTTGGGCGGCAGCGTTTCGACCAGCATCGTGCGCAAATACGATGGTGCCGTGCTCGTCGTTCCGAGCAAGAAAAAGGATTGAACGTCATTTCGGCGTTTCGGCGGCGGACGTGATGACGCCGTCGAGCTCTCGGCATATCGTGCAGCCCGTCGCTCTTGCCTCCCCGTCCAAACCACGGCATACTGGTTACCATGGGTTTGCCCGCTGAAAAGCTCGGACGTCGCGCCACGTATGCAGATTATGCCGCTGTGCCGGAACACAAGAGCGCGGAGATCATCAACGGAGTCCTCCACGTTTTTCCAAAGCCCGCGCCCGCCCACTCGAAGACAGCGTCACGTCTCGGTTCAGAAGTGAACGGTCCGTTCGACATTGGTCGCGGTGGCCCTGGAGGTTGGCACATTCTCGACGAGCCCGAGCTTCATTTCGGCCCCAAAGATGACCGAGACATCCTTGCCCCCGATATTGCGGGATGGCGCATTGAACGTATGCCGGTCTTACCGCGCACGGCATACTTCACGCTCGCGCCCGATTGGGTCTGCGAAGTGCTCAGCCCGTCGACCGAAAAAGTAGATCGCATCGACAAGATGCCCATCTATGCGCGGGAACGCGTCAAACACGTTTGGCTCGTCCATCCAATCCGCCAAACCATTGAAGTGTTCACGCTCAATGCGGACGGTTTTTGGGTGATGACCGGCATGCATGCGGGCAATGTACACGTTCGCATTCCCCCCTTCGACGCAATCGAGCTCGACCTCGGACTCTTGTGGCCCGTCATCGAAGGCGGACCTCCGACGGAAGACGAGGCAGGCTGAGCAGCTTTCGCATCTGCTACACTTCCCGCATGCCGACCCGCACCGAAACCGATACCTTCGGCCCCATCGACGTCGACGCCTCGCGCTACTGGGGCGCCCAAACCCAGCGCTCGCTCGCCCATTTTGCCATCGGTGACGACCGTTTTTCCAGGCGCTTCATCGAATCGCTCGGAATCATCAAAAAAGCCGCGGCGCAGACGAACCATTCCCTGGGCCTGCTCGCGGACGAAAAGTGCAAACTCATTGCTCTCGCCGCAGACGAAGTCATCAGCGGAAAACTCGATGACCACTTCCCCTTGTCCGTCTGGCAAACCGGTAGCGGCACGCAGACGAACATGAACGCGAACGAAGTCATCGCCAATCGCGCCATCGAAACAGGCGGCGCCCCTTGATCGAAAACCAATTCATCCCAACGATGACGTCAACCTCGGCCAAAGCTCGAATGACGTGTTCCCCGCGGCCATGCACATCGCATTGGCGACCGAAATAACAAAATCGCTCCTCCCGAGCATCGAAACATTGCGCGCGACGTTATTCGAAAAGTCAACAGCATTTTCCAATATCGTAAAGCTCGGACGAACCCATTTGCAGGACGCCACTCCGGTGACGCTCGGGCAGGAAATCTCCGGCTGGGTCGCGCAATTGGACACATGTCGCGCAATGCTCGAACGCGCTCTGCCGCCCCTGTACGAGCTCCCTCTGGGAGGAACCGCCGTTGGCACGGGCCTCAATACGCATCCCGATTATCCCGTGCGAGTTGCCGAGACGATTGCTCGATTGACGAATTTACCGTTCGTTACGGCGCCGAATAAATTCCAAGCGCTCGCTTCCCACGACGCCGTGGTTTTCTTCATGGTACGCTCAAAACGCTCGCGACCAGTCTGTCGAAGATCGCCATGACGTTCGGTGGCTCTCGAGCGGCCCGCGCGCAGGAATTGGCGAAATCACGATTCCGGAAAACGAGCCCGGAAGCTCCATCATGCCCGGAAAAGTCAATCCCACTCAAGCCGAAGCCATGCTCATGGTCGTGGCCCGAGTGCTCGGAAATGACGTTGCCGTCAATGTCGGCGGAGCCAGCGGGAACTTCGAGCTCAATGTGGCAAAACCCCTGCTCGTTCACGTGTCGCTCGAATCCATACGCCTGCTTGCCGACGCCATGACGTCGTTCCACGACCATTGCGCCGTGGGCATTGCACCGAACACGCCTCGCATTGCCGAAAACCTGGAACGCAGCTTGATGCTCGTCACGGCCCTCGTCCCGCTCGTGGGGTACGACGTCGCGGCAAAAATCGCTCGCAAGGCCCATTTGGAAAATACCAACTTGCGCGATGCGACATTGGCGATGGGCGTGTTGTCTGCGCAGCAGTTCGACGCTGCCGTGCGACCCGAGAACATGACGGGCCCCATCAAATCCAGCTAGCCCAACTTCCGCAGTTGGGCCAGGGCAGATCAATAATTTCAAGCACTTACGGCCCAAAGTTGGCACTACAAATCTACGCGACGCGTGGGGTCCGGATGCGCTCGGGTAGGCGTAGCCCGAGGCGGTCGAGCAGGGCTGCCTGTTCAGGCTCGGGACGGACGATGCAACGTAAGTCCTCGCTCCGCCCCGTCGTGAAGTCGCGGCTACCTTGTGATTTCACCGTGCTCCGAAAGGAGCGTGAACATGCGCATGGCAGAAGAGGCAGCTTGGATTCGCGCGCAAGTTGGTGCGATTGTTGGGCGGCGGGGACGTGGCAATCCTTACCCTGATGAGGTGCGTCGACGTGCGGTCGAATATTTTTCGCACGACGCAAGCAAAGAATATCGCCGGCAAAGATTTGTTTGGAGCTCGGAATCGGGGTACCAACATTGCGGAGCTGGACGTCTCCCCAAAGAGGCGCATCGTCGGAATCGGCGCGGCTGGTTTCGAGCGGCTCGAAATCGTCGACGAGCACGCTGGCTCGGCGAAGGAGCGGCTTGTCGTGCGTGGCCCAGGAGGTCTTTGCATCGAAGGGCTCGATATCGATTCGCTTGCCGAGCTCATTCGGAGGCTGTCGTGATTGGGTCGACGCGGCAGGTCGTCGTGTACGCGTATCGCGAGCCGGTCGATATGCGCAAAGCATTCAATGCGCTCACGGCGCTCGTCGAGCAAGGCTTTCGCCGCGACGTGATGTCGGGCGAATTGTTCCTCTTCATCAACCGCACGCGCAAACGAGCCAAAGTGCTTTTCTGGGATGGCACCGGTTTGTGTCTCTTTGCCAAGCGCCTGGCGAAGGGACATTTTGCGGCGCCCTGGGCACGCAAGGGCGAAGGACCGCTCATGCTGACGACGAGCGAGCTTGCGTTATTGCTCGAAGGCAATGAGCTGATTGCGCGCATGCCCTTGTCGCCACCGGTCTACACACGCGCCGAACGAGTGCTCCCCTGGGGCTAAAGTTTTTCCAACATTTTTCCTCGGACCCCTGGACAAACCAGATTGGCAGTACCATAATGACTGCCAATCGAAATGCGTTTGCACTTGGACAAAGAAACCAATCCCGAGATTCTCCGTCAGGCAGCGACGCTGCTCGAGAAAGAAAATCAGCGGCTGACGCAAAAGATCATCGAGCTGACGCGAGAGCTCGCGACGCTGAAAGGTGGAGGCGCCGAGCAAGTTGCGCTGCGCATTGCCGAGCTCGAGAAGCAACTGGCCTTGAAAACGAGATGCTCTTTGGCGAGTCATCAGAGAAACGCCCGGGCGACAAGCCCGCCGATTCGCCGAAACCACCTCAAAAAGGACACGGTCCCAAGGTGCAAGCCAAATTGCCCGTCATCGAAGTCGTGCACACGAGCGAACAAGCGGAGCGAATGTGTGCGTCTTGCGGCGGGCAGCTCGATGAATGGGAAGGTCAATTCGAGGAGTCGGGAGAAGTCGACGTCGTCGAGCGGCGGTTTTACA
Coding sequences within it:
- a CDS encoding M20/M25/M40 family metallo-hydrolase is translated as METSDLQRVTDDVKRLASDDFGGRGTGDKGAQLAAELIEQRFKELGLEPFGDGDGAAKQFRNKFSARVGAKSRPPKLDVSRAKQKPTALADGASITADGSESGEAQGVVVFVGHGVTAPAVTWDDYAGKEIAGKVALVLDGAPAPADDKQAKALRDFKSARYKLRTAREHKAAGVIIVAAGEELPLEPADARGMGVPGVVIKRSVAKQLFPDIKWDDVAKTASKAAVKPRELAGVNVKMTTRIEPTMADAWNVVARLPAKSDSPTASEYVVIGAHYDHLGMGGTSSSRAPGTRAIHHGADDNASGTSLLLDVARRLSKLPEKSSRSVVFIAFGAEELGTLGSRHWVEHPPVPMTSIVAMINADMVGRMRERTLVVDGTGTSAAWTELLQKANEGLSLNLKLGAEGFGASDHAPFTAARVPVAFLFTGVHDDYHLPSDTAEKIDVGGIDLAATLAARLTLAVAQRPERLVFVDPPSTDPHRGGGSGTGRGFKVSLGTIPDYAWQGKGVKLTGARPDSPALRAGLQAGDVIVKLGTHDITNVHDYVYALQELEPGRETTVEVEREGKRLPLKIIPAPGR
- a CDS encoding SUMF1/EgtB/PvdO family nonheme iron enzyme: MPGTSEGCPSDMVLVAGDYCPTVQQKCIEHHSEFNTDQKRKKKAGGNQASTVSERCMRYEEPSVCLSKKRVPMRFCMDRYEWPNQKGELPALLVSWGDAKKLCEEKGKRLCMEAEYNFACEGEAMLPYTYGYERDATACNIDREYRKREKSLKKYERCMKKPGMQGGARAMDQRFADGLDASLCISVWRVRLNGNINEWVERPKQKYPNRSGLKGGWWGPVRGRCRPTVGFHKEDDYGYEEGFRCCKDAEGQ
- a CDS encoding universal stress protein, producing the protein MIWKADVVVVGSDRSSKLMTFLGGSVSTSIVRKYDGAVLVVPSKKKD
- a CDS encoding Uma2 family endonuclease, with the translated sequence MGLPAEKLGRRATYADYAAVPEHKSAEIINGVLHVFPKPAPAHSKTASRLGSEVNGPFDIGRGGPGGWHILDEPELHFGPKDDRDILAPDIAGWRIERMPVLPRTAYFTLAPDWVCEVLSPSTEKVDRIDKMPIYARERVKHVWLVHPIRQTIEVFTLNADGFWVMTGMHAGNVHVRIPPFDAIELDLGLLWPVIEGGPPTEDEAG
- the tnpB gene encoding IS66 family insertion sequence element accessory protein TnpB, yielding MAEEAAWIRAQVGAIVGRRGRGNPYPDEVRRRAVEYFSHDASKEYRRQRFVWSSESGYQHCGAGRLPKEAHRRNRRGWFRAARNRRRARWLGEGAACRAWPRRSLHRRARYRFACRAHSEAVVIGSTRQVVVYAYREPVDMRKAFNALTALVEQGFRRDVMSGELFLFINRTRKRAKVLFWDGTGLCLFAKRLAKGHFAAPWARKGEGPLMLTTSELALLLEGNELIARMPLSPPVYTRAERVLPWG